A DNA window from Vigna angularis cultivar LongXiaoDou No.4 chromosome 1, ASM1680809v1, whole genome shotgun sequence contains the following coding sequences:
- the LOC108342993 gene encoding dual specificity protein phosphatase PHS1 isoform X4: MSSTSCVSERLEDPKLELHPDQTEIRLWERLGKAAMLDIESSSFSWDMLSSLHHTEHGSSNEQSEDEMNKALEVTVNSGGVVFFAFFNLPGNADIYPKEAAAVIKISPSRMATQSERLGYEFAKWLGVQTPQMQCRVIHNTSHEWQQIKEAAERAREAANSEGDEIGEVTCFELLEALELSRCLFFMSYVHGSPLLESSTAFKSKESAERTSEALGRVLMLDLVIRNEDRLPCRELRWRGNPANLLLAGKTICANTDVLEAAVDSAIDRYRPKMIWAFQKERRSTSVDCRLDSHDPGLISHSPDLSDISESPISLDINHISQTSEESLSPDINIIAIDSGVPRRPPAGKRANDQVNYPKLIELLLNSSEFASNLIYDVTGGKLGCPPSEDMDKTDIYANDVMSVVHAFRAGFRAALRDLQGFHIFLLTLHQRLDTLLRSFMNIMSKISLGEFDKEDAVVPDSPSLAVGGHFYSPSCKERLGNDNHHDLIDSEPQRTASKASPSGNRDCSDFTPTPRESCHGKFYRGNGEPLRSLRLTTKLRDFHKFAKVDAESSRELEQWNEMLKSDAIKLCQDNNFNPGFFEGSDNNCAVDAYELKIRLEHIIERIALISDAASTEKPSAVTSSLFIGGALAARSVYTLQYLGITNILCLCTNEIGQSETQYPDLFEYKNFSVCDSDDYNISGIFEEACDLIDHVEQTGQKVLVHCFEGKSRSVTLVLAYLMLRKKYTLLEAWQALKRVHCRAQPNDGFAKTLLDLDQKLHGKVSMEWHQRKPMMKVCPICGKNAGLSSSSLKLHLQKSHRKLSSGSVDSAMTMEIEKALTALKISRGGSVSPTQR; this comes from the exons ATGTCGTCTACTTCTTG CGTTAGCGAACGGTTGGAGGATCCAAAATTGGAGTTACACCCTGATCAGACAGAAATTAGATTGTGGGAGAGGCTTGGGAAGGCTGCAATGTTGGACATTGAGTCGAGCTCTTTTTCTTGGGACATGCTCTCTTCACTGCACCACACTGAACACGGTAGTAGCAATGAACAATCCGAAGATGAGATGAACAAAGCTCTCGAG GTAACTGTAAATTCTGGAGGAGTTGTCTTCTTTGCCTTTTTCAATCTGCCTGGGAATGCCGATATTTATCCAAAAGAAGCAGCAGCAGTTATAAAGATATCACCATCAAGAATGGCAACACAGTCTGAACGCCTTGGCTACGAATTTGCCAAGTGGTTGGGAGTCCAAACTCCACAG ATGCAGTGTAGAGTCATTCACAATACCAGTCATGAATGGCAACAAATAAAGGAAGCTGCGGAAAGAGCCAGAGAAGCAGCAAATTCTGAGGGTGATGAAATTGGCGAGGTGACATGTTTTGAACTTTTGGAAGCACTCGAGCTCAGCCGGTGTCTCTTTTTTATGAG TTATGTACACGGTTCACCCTTGCTTGAAAGCTCTACAGCATTCAAGTCAAAGGAATCTGCAGAAAGAACATCAGAAGCTCTTGGCAGGGTGCTGATGCTGGACCTTGTCATCAGAAATGAAGATAGGTTGCCTTGCCGTGAGCTTAGATGGCGTGGGAATCCAGCGAATTTGTTGTTGGCTGGAAAGACTATCTGTGCAAATACAGATGTGCTAGAAGCCGCTGTTGATTCTGCAATTGACCGATATAGACCAAAGATGATATGGGCttttcagaaagaaagaagGTCAACTTCAGTAGATTGCAGACTCGATTCTCACGATCCTGGTTTGATATCACATTCCCCTGATCTTTCAGATATCTCAGAATCTCCAATATCTCTTGACATCAACCATATAAGTCAAACATCTGAAGAATCACTGTCTCCCGACATTAACATAATAGCCATTGATTCTGGTGTTCCTCGGCGACCCCCTGCTGGAAAACGTGCAAATGATCAGGTTAATTACCCTAAGTTGATTGAGTTGTTACTCAACAGTTCTGAATTTGCCTCAAACCTGATATATGATGTAACTGGAGGGAAATTAGGATGTCCTCCATCAGAAGACATGGACAAAACTGATATATATGCGAACGATGTAATGTCTGTAGTTCATGCGTTCCGCGCTGGTTTCCGCGCTGCTCTCAGGGATCTGCAGGGATTTCACATATTCCTACTCACACTTCACCAAAGACTTGATACCTTGTTACGATCATTTATGAACATTATGAGCAAAATATCTTTgggagaatttgacaaagaaGATGCTGTAGTTCCTGACTCACCTTCACTAGCAGTTGGTGGGCATTTTTACTCGCCATCATGTAAAGAGAGGCTTGGTAATGATAACCATCATGATTTGATTGATTCAGAACCACAGAGAACTGCTTCAAAAGCATCACCTTCAGGCAACAGAGATTGCAGTGACTTTACTCCTACCCCAAGAGAATCTTGCCATGGAAAGTTCTATAGAGGAAATGGGGAACCACTGCGTAGTCTCCGTTTGACTACTAAGCTCCGTGACTTCCATAAATTTGCCAAG GTTGATGCTGAATCCAGTAGAGAATtggaacaatggaatgaaatgCTTAAAAGCGATGCCATCAAACTATGCCAGGATAACAATTTCAATCCAGGATTTTTTGAGGGTAGTGATAATAACTGTGCTGTTGACGCATATGAACTTAAG ATACGACTTGAGCATATTATCGAGAGAATTGCATTGATATCAGATGCTGCAAGTACTGAGAAACCTTCAGCAGTGACAAGTAGTCTGTTCATCGGTGGAGCATTGGCTGCAAGATCTGTTTACACACTGCAGTACTTGGGAATCACAAATATTTTGTGTTTGTGTACCAATGAAATTGGACAGTCAGAAACTCAGTATCCTGATCTATTTGAGTATAAGAATTTCTCT GTATGTGATAGTGATGATTACAACATCAGCGGCATATTTGAAGAAGCATGTGATTTGATAGATCATGTTGAACAAACAGGTCAAAAAGTCTTAGTTCACTGCTTTGAGGGGAAAAGCCGAAGTGTTACATTGGTCCTCGCATACTTAATGCTCAGGAA GAAGTATACTTTATTAGAAGCATGGCAAGCTTTGAAGCGAGTTCACTGTCGAGCACAACCCAACGACGGTTTTGCAAAGACCCTATTGGACTTAGATCAGAAACTACATGGAAAGGTTTCGATGGAATGGCATCAGCGAAAACCAATGATGAAAGTTTGCCCAATATGTGGGAAGAATGCTGGGCTAAGCAGTAGCTCACTCAAGCTCCATTTGCAGAAATCACATAGAAAGCTGTCCTCTGGAAGTGTAGATAGCGCCATGACTATGGAAATCGAGAAAGCTTTGACAGCTTTGAAGATTAGCCGTGGAGGGAGTGTCAGCCCCACACAAAGATAA
- the LOC108342993 gene encoding dual specificity protein phosphatase PHS1 isoform X2 translates to MAKQQNQGKGQERELELESDESEAEIEAPLPLTVTSRALYMLGDITAGPAFKFTQWLQLVRKRTAKHRPSGFPHRTSITMSSTSCVSERLEDPKLELHPDQTEIRLWERLGKAAMLDIESSSFSWDMLSSLHHTEHGSSNEQSEDEMNKALEVTVNSGGVVFFAFFNLPGNADIYPKEAAAVIKISPSRMATQSERLGYEFAKWLGVQTPQCRVIHNTSHEWQQIKEAAERAREAANSEGDEIGEVTCFELLEALELSRCLFFMSYVHGSPLLESSTAFKSKESAERTSEALGRVLMLDLVIRNEDRLPCRELRWRGNPANLLLAGKTICANTDVLEAAVDSAIDRYRPKMIWAFQKERRSTSVDCRLDSHDPGLISHSPDLSDISESPISLDINHISQTSEESLSPDINIIAIDSGVPRRPPAGKRANDQVNYPKLIELLLNSSEFASNLIYDVTGGKLGCPPSEDMDKTDIYANDVMSVVHAFRAGFRAALRDLQGFHIFLLTLHQRLDTLLRSFMNIMSKISLGEFDKEDAVVPDSPSLAVGGHFYSPSCKERLGNDNHHDLIDSEPQRTASKASPSGNRDCSDFTPTPRESCHGKFYRGNGEPLRSLRLTTKLRDFHKFAKVDAESSRELEQWNEMLKSDAIKLCQDNNFNPGFFEGSDNNCAVDAYELKIRLEHIIERIALISDAASTEKPSAVTSSLFIGGALAARSVYTLQYLGITNILCLCTNEIGQSETQYPDLFEYKNFSVCDSDDYNISGIFEEACDLIDHVEQTGQKVLVHCFEGKSRSVTLVLAYLMLRKKYTLLEAWQALKRVHCRAQPNDGFAKTLLDLDQKLHGKVSMEWHQRKPMMKVCPICGKNAGLSSSSLKLHLQKSHRKLSSGSVDSAMTMEIEKALTALKISRGGSVSPTQR, encoded by the exons ATGGCAAAACAGCAAAACCAG GGAAAAGGCCAAGAGAGGGAATTGGAACTCGAAAGTGACGAGTCTGAGGCTGAGATTGAGGCCCCATTGCCTCTAACTGTGACCTCTCGg GCTTTGTATATGTTGGGAGATATCACTGCAGGGCCTGCGTTTAAGTTCACGCAATGGCTCCAATTGGTTCGTAAGCGCACTGCAAAACATCGTCCTTCTGGCTTCCCTCATCGCACTTCCATCACCATGTCGTCTACTTCTTG CGTTAGCGAACGGTTGGAGGATCCAAAATTGGAGTTACACCCTGATCAGACAGAAATTAGATTGTGGGAGAGGCTTGGGAAGGCTGCAATGTTGGACATTGAGTCGAGCTCTTTTTCTTGGGACATGCTCTCTTCACTGCACCACACTGAACACGGTAGTAGCAATGAACAATCCGAAGATGAGATGAACAAAGCTCTCGAG GTAACTGTAAATTCTGGAGGAGTTGTCTTCTTTGCCTTTTTCAATCTGCCTGGGAATGCCGATATTTATCCAAAAGAAGCAGCAGCAGTTATAAAGATATCACCATCAAGAATGGCAACACAGTCTGAACGCCTTGGCTACGAATTTGCCAAGTGGTTGGGAGTCCAAACTCCACAG TGTAGAGTCATTCACAATACCAGTCATGAATGGCAACAAATAAAGGAAGCTGCGGAAAGAGCCAGAGAAGCAGCAAATTCTGAGGGTGATGAAATTGGCGAGGTGACATGTTTTGAACTTTTGGAAGCACTCGAGCTCAGCCGGTGTCTCTTTTTTATGAG TTATGTACACGGTTCACCCTTGCTTGAAAGCTCTACAGCATTCAAGTCAAAGGAATCTGCAGAAAGAACATCAGAAGCTCTTGGCAGGGTGCTGATGCTGGACCTTGTCATCAGAAATGAAGATAGGTTGCCTTGCCGTGAGCTTAGATGGCGTGGGAATCCAGCGAATTTGTTGTTGGCTGGAAAGACTATCTGTGCAAATACAGATGTGCTAGAAGCCGCTGTTGATTCTGCAATTGACCGATATAGACCAAAGATGATATGGGCttttcagaaagaaagaagGTCAACTTCAGTAGATTGCAGACTCGATTCTCACGATCCTGGTTTGATATCACATTCCCCTGATCTTTCAGATATCTCAGAATCTCCAATATCTCTTGACATCAACCATATAAGTCAAACATCTGAAGAATCACTGTCTCCCGACATTAACATAATAGCCATTGATTCTGGTGTTCCTCGGCGACCCCCTGCTGGAAAACGTGCAAATGATCAGGTTAATTACCCTAAGTTGATTGAGTTGTTACTCAACAGTTCTGAATTTGCCTCAAACCTGATATATGATGTAACTGGAGGGAAATTAGGATGTCCTCCATCAGAAGACATGGACAAAACTGATATATATGCGAACGATGTAATGTCTGTAGTTCATGCGTTCCGCGCTGGTTTCCGCGCTGCTCTCAGGGATCTGCAGGGATTTCACATATTCCTACTCACACTTCACCAAAGACTTGATACCTTGTTACGATCATTTATGAACATTATGAGCAAAATATCTTTgggagaatttgacaaagaaGATGCTGTAGTTCCTGACTCACCTTCACTAGCAGTTGGTGGGCATTTTTACTCGCCATCATGTAAAGAGAGGCTTGGTAATGATAACCATCATGATTTGATTGATTCAGAACCACAGAGAACTGCTTCAAAAGCATCACCTTCAGGCAACAGAGATTGCAGTGACTTTACTCCTACCCCAAGAGAATCTTGCCATGGAAAGTTCTATAGAGGAAATGGGGAACCACTGCGTAGTCTCCGTTTGACTACTAAGCTCCGTGACTTCCATAAATTTGCCAAG GTTGATGCTGAATCCAGTAGAGAATtggaacaatggaatgaaatgCTTAAAAGCGATGCCATCAAACTATGCCAGGATAACAATTTCAATCCAGGATTTTTTGAGGGTAGTGATAATAACTGTGCTGTTGACGCATATGAACTTAAG ATACGACTTGAGCATATTATCGAGAGAATTGCATTGATATCAGATGCTGCAAGTACTGAGAAACCTTCAGCAGTGACAAGTAGTCTGTTCATCGGTGGAGCATTGGCTGCAAGATCTGTTTACACACTGCAGTACTTGGGAATCACAAATATTTTGTGTTTGTGTACCAATGAAATTGGACAGTCAGAAACTCAGTATCCTGATCTATTTGAGTATAAGAATTTCTCT GTATGTGATAGTGATGATTACAACATCAGCGGCATATTTGAAGAAGCATGTGATTTGATAGATCATGTTGAACAAACAGGTCAAAAAGTCTTAGTTCACTGCTTTGAGGGGAAAAGCCGAAGTGTTACATTGGTCCTCGCATACTTAATGCTCAGGAA GAAGTATACTTTATTAGAAGCATGGCAAGCTTTGAAGCGAGTTCACTGTCGAGCACAACCCAACGACGGTTTTGCAAAGACCCTATTGGACTTAGATCAGAAACTACATGGAAAGGTTTCGATGGAATGGCATCAGCGAAAACCAATGATGAAAGTTTGCCCAATATGTGGGAAGAATGCTGGGCTAAGCAGTAGCTCACTCAAGCTCCATTTGCAGAAATCACATAGAAAGCTGTCCTCTGGAAGTGTAGATAGCGCCATGACTATGGAAATCGAGAAAGCTTTGACAGCTTTGAAGATTAGCCGTGGAGGGAGTGTCAGCCCCACACAAAGATAA
- the LOC108342993 gene encoding dual specificity protein phosphatase PHS1 isoform X3, with amino-acid sequence MQALYMLGDITAGPAFKFTQWLQLVRKRTAKHRPSGFPHRTSITMSSTSCVSERLEDPKLELHPDQTEIRLWERLGKAAMLDIESSSFSWDMLSSLHHTEHGSSNEQSEDEMNKALEVTVNSGGVVFFAFFNLPGNADIYPKEAAAVIKISPSRMATQSERLGYEFAKWLGVQTPQMQCRVIHNTSHEWQQIKEAAERAREAANSEGDEIGEVTCFELLEALELSRCLFFMSYVHGSPLLESSTAFKSKESAERTSEALGRVLMLDLVIRNEDRLPCRELRWRGNPANLLLAGKTICANTDVLEAAVDSAIDRYRPKMIWAFQKERRSTSVDCRLDSHDPGLISHSPDLSDISESPISLDINHISQTSEESLSPDINIIAIDSGVPRRPPAGKRANDQVNYPKLIELLLNSSEFASNLIYDVTGGKLGCPPSEDMDKTDIYANDVMSVVHAFRAGFRAALRDLQGFHIFLLTLHQRLDTLLRSFMNIMSKISLGEFDKEDAVVPDSPSLAVGGHFYSPSCKERLGNDNHHDLIDSEPQRTASKASPSGNRDCSDFTPTPRESCHGKFYRGNGEPLRSLRLTTKLRDFHKFAKVDAESSRELEQWNEMLKSDAIKLCQDNNFNPGFFEGSDNNCAVDAYELKIRLEHIIERIALISDAASTEKPSAVTSSLFIGGALAARSVYTLQYLGITNILCLCTNEIGQSETQYPDLFEYKNFSVCDSDDYNISGIFEEACDLIDHVEQTGQKVLVHCFEGKSRSVTLVLAYLMLRKKYTLLEAWQALKRVHCRAQPNDGFAKTLLDLDQKLHGKVSMEWHQRKPMMKVCPICGKNAGLSSSSLKLHLQKSHRKLSSGSVDSAMTMEIEKALTALKISRGGSVSPTQR; translated from the exons ATGCAGGCTTTGTATATGTTGGGAGATATCACTGCAGGGCCTGCGTTTAAGTTCACGCAATGGCTCCAATTGGTTCGTAAGCGCACTGCAAAACATCGTCCTTCTGGCTTCCCTCATCGCACTTCCATCACCATGTCGTCTACTTCTTG CGTTAGCGAACGGTTGGAGGATCCAAAATTGGAGTTACACCCTGATCAGACAGAAATTAGATTGTGGGAGAGGCTTGGGAAGGCTGCAATGTTGGACATTGAGTCGAGCTCTTTTTCTTGGGACATGCTCTCTTCACTGCACCACACTGAACACGGTAGTAGCAATGAACAATCCGAAGATGAGATGAACAAAGCTCTCGAG GTAACTGTAAATTCTGGAGGAGTTGTCTTCTTTGCCTTTTTCAATCTGCCTGGGAATGCCGATATTTATCCAAAAGAAGCAGCAGCAGTTATAAAGATATCACCATCAAGAATGGCAACACAGTCTGAACGCCTTGGCTACGAATTTGCCAAGTGGTTGGGAGTCCAAACTCCACAG ATGCAGTGTAGAGTCATTCACAATACCAGTCATGAATGGCAACAAATAAAGGAAGCTGCGGAAAGAGCCAGAGAAGCAGCAAATTCTGAGGGTGATGAAATTGGCGAGGTGACATGTTTTGAACTTTTGGAAGCACTCGAGCTCAGCCGGTGTCTCTTTTTTATGAG TTATGTACACGGTTCACCCTTGCTTGAAAGCTCTACAGCATTCAAGTCAAAGGAATCTGCAGAAAGAACATCAGAAGCTCTTGGCAGGGTGCTGATGCTGGACCTTGTCATCAGAAATGAAGATAGGTTGCCTTGCCGTGAGCTTAGATGGCGTGGGAATCCAGCGAATTTGTTGTTGGCTGGAAAGACTATCTGTGCAAATACAGATGTGCTAGAAGCCGCTGTTGATTCTGCAATTGACCGATATAGACCAAAGATGATATGGGCttttcagaaagaaagaagGTCAACTTCAGTAGATTGCAGACTCGATTCTCACGATCCTGGTTTGATATCACATTCCCCTGATCTTTCAGATATCTCAGAATCTCCAATATCTCTTGACATCAACCATATAAGTCAAACATCTGAAGAATCACTGTCTCCCGACATTAACATAATAGCCATTGATTCTGGTGTTCCTCGGCGACCCCCTGCTGGAAAACGTGCAAATGATCAGGTTAATTACCCTAAGTTGATTGAGTTGTTACTCAACAGTTCTGAATTTGCCTCAAACCTGATATATGATGTAACTGGAGGGAAATTAGGATGTCCTCCATCAGAAGACATGGACAAAACTGATATATATGCGAACGATGTAATGTCTGTAGTTCATGCGTTCCGCGCTGGTTTCCGCGCTGCTCTCAGGGATCTGCAGGGATTTCACATATTCCTACTCACACTTCACCAAAGACTTGATACCTTGTTACGATCATTTATGAACATTATGAGCAAAATATCTTTgggagaatttgacaaagaaGATGCTGTAGTTCCTGACTCACCTTCACTAGCAGTTGGTGGGCATTTTTACTCGCCATCATGTAAAGAGAGGCTTGGTAATGATAACCATCATGATTTGATTGATTCAGAACCACAGAGAACTGCTTCAAAAGCATCACCTTCAGGCAACAGAGATTGCAGTGACTTTACTCCTACCCCAAGAGAATCTTGCCATGGAAAGTTCTATAGAGGAAATGGGGAACCACTGCGTAGTCTCCGTTTGACTACTAAGCTCCGTGACTTCCATAAATTTGCCAAG GTTGATGCTGAATCCAGTAGAGAATtggaacaatggaatgaaatgCTTAAAAGCGATGCCATCAAACTATGCCAGGATAACAATTTCAATCCAGGATTTTTTGAGGGTAGTGATAATAACTGTGCTGTTGACGCATATGAACTTAAG ATACGACTTGAGCATATTATCGAGAGAATTGCATTGATATCAGATGCTGCAAGTACTGAGAAACCTTCAGCAGTGACAAGTAGTCTGTTCATCGGTGGAGCATTGGCTGCAAGATCTGTTTACACACTGCAGTACTTGGGAATCACAAATATTTTGTGTTTGTGTACCAATGAAATTGGACAGTCAGAAACTCAGTATCCTGATCTATTTGAGTATAAGAATTTCTCT GTATGTGATAGTGATGATTACAACATCAGCGGCATATTTGAAGAAGCATGTGATTTGATAGATCATGTTGAACAAACAGGTCAAAAAGTCTTAGTTCACTGCTTTGAGGGGAAAAGCCGAAGTGTTACATTGGTCCTCGCATACTTAATGCTCAGGAA GAAGTATACTTTATTAGAAGCATGGCAAGCTTTGAAGCGAGTTCACTGTCGAGCACAACCCAACGACGGTTTTGCAAAGACCCTATTGGACTTAGATCAGAAACTACATGGAAAGGTTTCGATGGAATGGCATCAGCGAAAACCAATGATGAAAGTTTGCCCAATATGTGGGAAGAATGCTGGGCTAAGCAGTAGCTCACTCAAGCTCCATTTGCAGAAATCACATAGAAAGCTGTCCTCTGGAAGTGTAGATAGCGCCATGACTATGGAAATCGAGAAAGCTTTGACAGCTTTGAAGATTAGCCGTGGAGGGAGTGTCAGCCCCACACAAAGATAA
- the LOC108342993 gene encoding dual specificity protein phosphatase PHS1 isoform X1 produces MAKQQNQGKGQERELELESDESEAEIEAPLPLTVTSRALYMLGDITAGPAFKFTQWLQLVRKRTAKHRPSGFPHRTSITMSSTSCVSERLEDPKLELHPDQTEIRLWERLGKAAMLDIESSSFSWDMLSSLHHTEHGSSNEQSEDEMNKALEVTVNSGGVVFFAFFNLPGNADIYPKEAAAVIKISPSRMATQSERLGYEFAKWLGVQTPQMQCRVIHNTSHEWQQIKEAAERAREAANSEGDEIGEVTCFELLEALELSRCLFFMSYVHGSPLLESSTAFKSKESAERTSEALGRVLMLDLVIRNEDRLPCRELRWRGNPANLLLAGKTICANTDVLEAAVDSAIDRYRPKMIWAFQKERRSTSVDCRLDSHDPGLISHSPDLSDISESPISLDINHISQTSEESLSPDINIIAIDSGVPRRPPAGKRANDQVNYPKLIELLLNSSEFASNLIYDVTGGKLGCPPSEDMDKTDIYANDVMSVVHAFRAGFRAALRDLQGFHIFLLTLHQRLDTLLRSFMNIMSKISLGEFDKEDAVVPDSPSLAVGGHFYSPSCKERLGNDNHHDLIDSEPQRTASKASPSGNRDCSDFTPTPRESCHGKFYRGNGEPLRSLRLTTKLRDFHKFAKVDAESSRELEQWNEMLKSDAIKLCQDNNFNPGFFEGSDNNCAVDAYELKIRLEHIIERIALISDAASTEKPSAVTSSLFIGGALAARSVYTLQYLGITNILCLCTNEIGQSETQYPDLFEYKNFSVCDSDDYNISGIFEEACDLIDHVEQTGQKVLVHCFEGKSRSVTLVLAYLMLRKKYTLLEAWQALKRVHCRAQPNDGFAKTLLDLDQKLHGKVSMEWHQRKPMMKVCPICGKNAGLSSSSLKLHLQKSHRKLSSGSVDSAMTMEIEKALTALKISRGGSVSPTQR; encoded by the exons ATGGCAAAACAGCAAAACCAG GGAAAAGGCCAAGAGAGGGAATTGGAACTCGAAAGTGACGAGTCTGAGGCTGAGATTGAGGCCCCATTGCCTCTAACTGTGACCTCTCGg GCTTTGTATATGTTGGGAGATATCACTGCAGGGCCTGCGTTTAAGTTCACGCAATGGCTCCAATTGGTTCGTAAGCGCACTGCAAAACATCGTCCTTCTGGCTTCCCTCATCGCACTTCCATCACCATGTCGTCTACTTCTTG CGTTAGCGAACGGTTGGAGGATCCAAAATTGGAGTTACACCCTGATCAGACAGAAATTAGATTGTGGGAGAGGCTTGGGAAGGCTGCAATGTTGGACATTGAGTCGAGCTCTTTTTCTTGGGACATGCTCTCTTCACTGCACCACACTGAACACGGTAGTAGCAATGAACAATCCGAAGATGAGATGAACAAAGCTCTCGAG GTAACTGTAAATTCTGGAGGAGTTGTCTTCTTTGCCTTTTTCAATCTGCCTGGGAATGCCGATATTTATCCAAAAGAAGCAGCAGCAGTTATAAAGATATCACCATCAAGAATGGCAACACAGTCTGAACGCCTTGGCTACGAATTTGCCAAGTGGTTGGGAGTCCAAACTCCACAG ATGCAGTGTAGAGTCATTCACAATACCAGTCATGAATGGCAACAAATAAAGGAAGCTGCGGAAAGAGCCAGAGAAGCAGCAAATTCTGAGGGTGATGAAATTGGCGAGGTGACATGTTTTGAACTTTTGGAAGCACTCGAGCTCAGCCGGTGTCTCTTTTTTATGAG TTATGTACACGGTTCACCCTTGCTTGAAAGCTCTACAGCATTCAAGTCAAAGGAATCTGCAGAAAGAACATCAGAAGCTCTTGGCAGGGTGCTGATGCTGGACCTTGTCATCAGAAATGAAGATAGGTTGCCTTGCCGTGAGCTTAGATGGCGTGGGAATCCAGCGAATTTGTTGTTGGCTGGAAAGACTATCTGTGCAAATACAGATGTGCTAGAAGCCGCTGTTGATTCTGCAATTGACCGATATAGACCAAAGATGATATGGGCttttcagaaagaaagaagGTCAACTTCAGTAGATTGCAGACTCGATTCTCACGATCCTGGTTTGATATCACATTCCCCTGATCTTTCAGATATCTCAGAATCTCCAATATCTCTTGACATCAACCATATAAGTCAAACATCTGAAGAATCACTGTCTCCCGACATTAACATAATAGCCATTGATTCTGGTGTTCCTCGGCGACCCCCTGCTGGAAAACGTGCAAATGATCAGGTTAATTACCCTAAGTTGATTGAGTTGTTACTCAACAGTTCTGAATTTGCCTCAAACCTGATATATGATGTAACTGGAGGGAAATTAGGATGTCCTCCATCAGAAGACATGGACAAAACTGATATATATGCGAACGATGTAATGTCTGTAGTTCATGCGTTCCGCGCTGGTTTCCGCGCTGCTCTCAGGGATCTGCAGGGATTTCACATATTCCTACTCACACTTCACCAAAGACTTGATACCTTGTTACGATCATTTATGAACATTATGAGCAAAATATCTTTgggagaatttgacaaagaaGATGCTGTAGTTCCTGACTCACCTTCACTAGCAGTTGGTGGGCATTTTTACTCGCCATCATGTAAAGAGAGGCTTGGTAATGATAACCATCATGATTTGATTGATTCAGAACCACAGAGAACTGCTTCAAAAGCATCACCTTCAGGCAACAGAGATTGCAGTGACTTTACTCCTACCCCAAGAGAATCTTGCCATGGAAAGTTCTATAGAGGAAATGGGGAACCACTGCGTAGTCTCCGTTTGACTACTAAGCTCCGTGACTTCCATAAATTTGCCAAG GTTGATGCTGAATCCAGTAGAGAATtggaacaatggaatgaaatgCTTAAAAGCGATGCCATCAAACTATGCCAGGATAACAATTTCAATCCAGGATTTTTTGAGGGTAGTGATAATAACTGTGCTGTTGACGCATATGAACTTAAG ATACGACTTGAGCATATTATCGAGAGAATTGCATTGATATCAGATGCTGCAAGTACTGAGAAACCTTCAGCAGTGACAAGTAGTCTGTTCATCGGTGGAGCATTGGCTGCAAGATCTGTTTACACACTGCAGTACTTGGGAATCACAAATATTTTGTGTTTGTGTACCAATGAAATTGGACAGTCAGAAACTCAGTATCCTGATCTATTTGAGTATAAGAATTTCTCT GTATGTGATAGTGATGATTACAACATCAGCGGCATATTTGAAGAAGCATGTGATTTGATAGATCATGTTGAACAAACAGGTCAAAAAGTCTTAGTTCACTGCTTTGAGGGGAAAAGCCGAAGTGTTACATTGGTCCTCGCATACTTAATGCTCAGGAA GAAGTATACTTTATTAGAAGCATGGCAAGCTTTGAAGCGAGTTCACTGTCGAGCACAACCCAACGACGGTTTTGCAAAGACCCTATTGGACTTAGATCAGAAACTACATGGAAAGGTTTCGATGGAATGGCATCAGCGAAAACCAATGATGAAAGTTTGCCCAATATGTGGGAAGAATGCTGGGCTAAGCAGTAGCTCACTCAAGCTCCATTTGCAGAAATCACATAGAAAGCTGTCCTCTGGAAGTGTAGATAGCGCCATGACTATGGAAATCGAGAAAGCTTTGACAGCTTTGAAGATTAGCCGTGGAGGGAGTGTCAGCCCCACACAAAGATAA